In Nocardioides sp. JS614, the sequence CGGCTCGACCGCAAGTGGGAGGACCTGCTCCAGGAGCTGAGGGTCATGCAGACCGGCGCGCAGTTGCTCGCCGGCTTCTTGCTGACGCTCCCGTTCCAGGACAAGTTCGACACCCTCGACGACTTCCAGACCGGGCTCTACCTCGCGCTGGTGCTGCTGGCCACCCTCACCACGGCGCTGATCATGGGACCGGTCGCCATCCACCGCCGGCTGTCCGGACGACACGTCAAGGAGCGGCTGGTCGCCTCCGCCCACGTGCTCGTCTGGGGCGTCCTGACCGCGATCGCCCTGCTGGTGACCGGGATCGTGATGTTCATCTTCGACATGGTCATCGACCTGACCTGGGCCAGCGTGGCGGCGGCGGCGATGGCGCTGGTGCTGGTGACCCTGCTGGTCCTGCTCCCCCACCGGCTCATGGGCGGGGAGAAGAACCGGTCGACATAGCCGCGGACTGATTGTGACAGTTATGCTGTCACGATGAAGCTGTCGATGCCGCTGATGTA encodes:
- a CDS encoding DUF6328 family protein; protein product: MSDSEQSPEENPKSGRRETEEERLDRKWEDLLQELRVMQTGAQLLAGFLLTLPFQDKFDTLDDFQTGLYLALVLLATLTTALIMGPVAIHRRLSGRHVKERLVASAHVLVWGVLTAIALLVTGIVMFIFDMVIDLTWASVAAAAMALVLVTLLVLLPHRLMGGEKNRST